A window of Cohnella herbarum contains these coding sequences:
- a CDS encoding carbohydrate ABC transporter permease — protein sequence MRIKQRDFLFQFINSGILIVFAFSCIYPFYYLIINSLSNPADAANGIYLFPKNITLVSYEHLAQIPSIYQSVFISLSRTVVGTVLTVFSCAFVGFLVSKKTMPGRKWIYRSIIFTMFFNSGLIPWYMLMKELHLKNSFLLYVLPSMISAFYIILVKTYIESLPAALEESAEMDGAGLTTVFFKIIMPLSMPIIACVAVFSAVNQWNSWADNYYLVSDSNLNTLQYLLYTNLQTNMANMMNATSGGSSVTSMASSVQVTAASIKQSMTVVTVLPILLVYPLMQRYFVRGLMLGAIKG from the coding sequence GTGCGAATCAAACAAAGAGATTTTCTGTTTCAGTTTATAAATTCCGGAATCTTGATTGTGTTTGCCTTTAGCTGCATTTATCCGTTCTACTATTTGATTATTAACTCTCTGAGCAATCCCGCGGATGCCGCTAATGGCATTTACCTGTTTCCCAAAAATATTACGCTTGTCTCGTACGAGCATCTTGCGCAAATTCCGTCGATTTATCAAAGCGTTTTCATATCGCTCTCAAGAACGGTCGTGGGAACCGTGCTGACGGTTTTCAGCTGCGCCTTCGTCGGTTTCCTGGTTTCGAAAAAGACGATGCCCGGACGGAAATGGATATACAGATCGATCATATTCACCATGTTCTTTAATTCGGGACTTATTCCCTGGTATATGCTCATGAAGGAGCTTCACCTGAAGAACAGCTTCCTGCTATACGTGTTGCCCAGCATGATTTCGGCATTCTACATTATTCTGGTCAAAACCTATATCGAGTCGCTTCCTGCCGCATTGGAAGAATCCGCCGAGATGGACGGCGCGGGACTGACTACGGTCTTCTTCAAAATTATCATGCCGCTGTCCATGCCGATCATCGCTTGCGTTGCCGTATTCAGCGCGGTGAATCAATGGAATTCGTGGGCGGATAACTATTACCTGGTATCCGACAGCAACCTGAATACGCTTCAATATTTGCTCTATACGAATCTACAAACCAATATGGCCAATATGATGAATGCGACTTCCGGAGGCAGTTCCGTGACATCCATGGCCAGTTCCGTGCAGGTGACTGCGGCATCGATTAAGCAGTCGATGACGGTCGTTACGGTGCTGCCGATCTTGTTGGTCTATCCGTTAATGCAAAGATATTTTGTCAGGGGACTCATGCTTGGAGCAATTAAAGGTTAA
- a CDS encoding ABC transporter permease subunit yields the protein MTMETLQTKTPPHLPAQAGGLTGKQKQKIKLLLMISPFLVVTFVFYYLPLLGWSFAFMDYIPGVPIFEQQFVGLKYFRIIFSGGNDFLLVMKNTLSLSFLGLATAPIPVIFAIMLSEVRHSKLSKTIQTLTSIPNFISWILVYAIAFALFSSQEGMINKILLDWHVIDKPLEPLISSTYAWYFQILIGLWKGTGWGAIIYIAAIAGIDQEQYEAAEIDGAGRFRKIWHVTIPGILPTFFVLLLLAISNILSNGFEQYYVFQNAMNSNKLEVFDTYIYRMGIANAEYAFSTAMGIFKSVISIILLLSANSLSKAVRKESII from the coding sequence ATGACAATGGAAACCTTGCAGACCAAGACACCGCCCCATCTCCCGGCCCAGGCAGGAGGGTTAACCGGCAAGCAAAAACAAAAGATCAAACTGTTATTGATGATCTCTCCTTTTTTGGTAGTTACGTTCGTTTTTTATTACTTGCCATTATTGGGTTGGTCATTCGCGTTTATGGATTATATTCCGGGAGTGCCCATTTTCGAGCAACAATTTGTCGGTTTGAAGTATTTCAGAATCATTTTTTCCGGAGGCAACGATTTTTTGCTCGTTATGAAAAATACGCTGAGTCTCAGCTTCCTTGGCTTGGCGACAGCCCCGATTCCGGTCATTTTCGCCATTATGCTGTCCGAAGTACGGCATAGCAAGTTATCGAAAACGATTCAGACCCTCACTTCAATCCCGAACTTCATTTCTTGGATTCTCGTTTATGCAATCGCTTTCGCCCTGTTTTCTTCCCAGGAAGGAATGATCAATAAAATTCTGCTGGATTGGCATGTGATCGATAAACCGCTAGAACCGTTAATTAGCAGCACCTATGCATGGTACTTTCAGATCTTGATAGGACTTTGGAAGGGAACCGGCTGGGGAGCGATCATCTATATTGCGGCAATCGCCGGCATTGATCAGGAGCAGTACGAAGCGGCCGAGATCGATGGCGCCGGGCGGTTCAGGAAAATATGGCATGTGACGATTCCGGGTATTCTTCCCACGTTTTTCGTTCTGCTGCTGCTTGCCATTTCGAATATTCTGAGCAACGGCTTCGAGCAGTATTATGTCTTCCAGAACGCCATGAACAGCAACAAGCTTGAGGTGTTCGACACCTACATCTATCGAATGGGGATCGCCAACGCGGAATATGCCTTTTCGACGGCAATGGGTATTTTCAAATCGGTAATCAGCATCATTCTGCTTCTATCTGCCAATTCTTTGTCCAAAGCCGTTCGCAAGGAAAGCATCATCTAA
- a CDS encoding extracellular solute-binding protein, with the protein MSKKAASCLLSLLLIGTLFGCSSENKNETSVPATTSSPSATSQGQASAEAKPPITLKISAFVSKAEPNGVGQNPVAKYIEEKLGITMNMTSVGGGDDWPQKLNALIASNDLPDIFLVTDPVKQIPQMIKAKQIVELGPLLEKNGKNILSHNLGKAMVELQTKYSPSGDKLYSIGMNMGTWDTGTAPIAGHFIRWDLYKKLGYPKLENYDTDLLNVLKQMQEAEPTTKDGKKVYALGGWFADAQGWGDWGITYPLSFSEGQSYVTLDKTVVADIETNTVNPNNALTDKNSIFWRAIKFYNKANQMGILDPESFSQKSDGYVAKMNTGRYLYESEGWYVDGINNFFEKEGTPEKGMVALPALGTDKYTLINMLPAGERTYVISSKCKDPERALELLDFLSSYEASRIVWNGLEGTNWNMEDGKPVPTDDFLNQDGNDFEFMKKTGALIYQHFVGFASGTIDPATDTPVNLFANSEKAIAKKLKPVHQDMLEHYGAKSLFDLYTSNMKAYKSNALFSLGELPDDLKTYETNLQAYTFKQQFPLILAKDDAEFNKMQDEFIAGLKEFKVDEIFAYWKSKADQSAQELAPIYDLLK; encoded by the coding sequence ATGAGTAAAAAAGCGGCGTCTTGTCTTCTATCCCTATTGTTGATCGGTACCCTTTTCGGTTGTTCGAGCGAAAACAAGAATGAGACGAGCGTGCCTGCCACAACGTCGTCGCCGAGCGCGACTTCGCAAGGACAAGCGTCGGCGGAGGCCAAACCGCCAATTACGTTGAAGATTTCCGCCTTCGTTTCCAAGGCTGAGCCGAATGGCGTTGGGCAAAACCCGGTCGCGAAATATATTGAGGAGAAGCTCGGGATTACGATGAACATGACTTCGGTGGGCGGCGGCGACGATTGGCCCCAGAAACTGAACGCTTTAATCGCGAGCAACGACCTTCCGGATATTTTCCTGGTCACGGATCCGGTGAAACAAATTCCGCAGATGATCAAAGCAAAACAAATCGTTGAGCTCGGTCCGCTGCTGGAGAAGAACGGCAAAAATATACTGTCCCATAATCTCGGCAAAGCGATGGTCGAACTGCAAACGAAATATAGTCCAAGCGGCGACAAGCTGTATTCCATCGGCATGAACATGGGGACGTGGGATACGGGAACAGCGCCGATCGCGGGACATTTTATCCGATGGGATCTCTACAAAAAGCTCGGTTACCCTAAGCTCGAGAATTACGATACCGATCTTCTGAACGTGCTCAAGCAGATGCAAGAAGCAGAGCCGACGACGAAAGACGGCAAAAAAGTGTACGCCTTAGGCGGATGGTTCGCCGACGCGCAAGGCTGGGGAGACTGGGGAATCACTTATCCGCTTTCGTTTTCGGAAGGTCAAAGCTATGTGACTTTGGATAAAACGGTGGTAGCCGACATCGAAACGAACACCGTCAATCCGAATAACGCGTTGACCGATAAAAACAGTATTTTCTGGCGTGCCATCAAATTCTATAACAAGGCCAATCAGATGGGCATTCTGGATCCGGAGTCGTTCTCGCAAAAGTCGGACGGCTATGTCGCCAAGATGAATACCGGGAGATATCTGTATGAAAGCGAAGGCTGGTATGTAGACGGCATTAACAACTTCTTCGAAAAAGAGGGAACGCCGGAAAAAGGAATGGTAGCGCTGCCTGCGCTCGGTACGGACAAATATACGTTGATTAATATGTTGCCGGCCGGCGAAAGGACGTATGTAATCTCATCGAAATGCAAGGATCCGGAGAGGGCTTTGGAGCTGCTGGACTTCCTTTCCTCGTATGAAGCTTCCAGAATCGTATGGAACGGATTGGAAGGGACGAATTGGAACATGGAAGACGGCAAGCCCGTGCCGACGGATGACTTCCTGAACCAGGACGGCAACGATTTCGAATTCATGAAGAAAACCGGAGCATTGATCTACCAGCATTTCGTCGGCTTTGCAAGCGGCACAATCGATCCTGCAACGGATACTCCGGTTAATCTGTTCGCGAATTCGGAGAAAGCCATCGCCAAGAAGCTGAAGCCGGTTCACCAAGATATGCTGGAGCATTATGGCGCGAAGTCGTTGTTCGATCTTTATACTTCTAATATGAAAGCCTATAAGTCCAACGCGCTCTTTAGCTTGGGAGAACTGCCGGACGATCTGAAGACTTATGAAACGAATCTGCAAGCCTATACCTTTAAGCAGCAATTCCCGCTGATCCTGGCCAAGGACGATGCGGAATTTAATAAGATGCAAGACGAATTCATTGCGGGCTTGAAGGAATTTAAGGTGGACGAGATCTTCGCCTACTGGAAATCGAAGGCCGATCAATCGGCTCAAGAGCTGGCGCCTATTTACGACTTGCTGAAATAA